One Rossellomorea aquimaris DNA window includes the following coding sequences:
- the cysE gene encoding serine O-acetyltransferase, producing the protein MFKAFKEDIEVVFDQDPAARNYFEVILTYSGLHAIWAHRIAHAFFKRKFFFIARVISQVSRFFTGVEIHPGAKIGRRFFIDHGMGVVIGETCEIGDNVTLFQGVTLGGTGKEKGKRHPTVQDNALIATGAKVLGSIVVGENSKVGAGSVVLKDVPPNSTVVGIPGKVVIQDGVKIQKDLNHCDLPDPMNDRMKQLEMELNEVKSLLREYEGRSRSY; encoded by the coding sequence ATGTTTAAGGCATTTAAGGAAGATATAGAAGTAGTGTTTGATCAGGATCCGGCTGCGAGGAATTATTTCGAGGTCATCCTTACGTATTCGGGTCTTCATGCCATTTGGGCCCATCGCATTGCCCATGCTTTTTTCAAAAGGAAATTCTTTTTTATTGCTCGCGTTATTTCTCAGGTAAGCCGCTTTTTCACCGGTGTGGAGATTCACCCAGGGGCAAAGATCGGCCGCCGCTTCTTCATTGATCACGGGATGGGAGTCGTGATTGGTGAAACGTGTGAAATCGGGGATAATGTAACGCTCTTTCAAGGGGTGACCCTTGGTGGAACAGGCAAAGAAAAAGGGAAGCGGCATCCTACAGTTCAGGATAATGCCCTTATCGCCACGGGAGCAAAAGTATTAGGATCGATTGTAGTTGGGGAAAATTCTAAGGTAGGGGCTGGATCGGTCGTACTTAAAGATGTTCCTCCAAACTCAACAGTCGTCGGTATTCCCGGGAAGGTCGTCATTCAGGATGGCGTCAAGATACAGAAGGATCTGAATCACTGTGATCTCCCGGATCCGATGAATGATCGTATGAAACAATTGGAAATGGAATTGAACGAGGTAAAATCATTATTAAGGGAATATGAAGGAAGGAGTCGATCATATTGA